The DNA region GTTTCATTCACTTTCATCTCGAGGTCATCAGACACAAAATTCAGCCCTTCTAGAATTGGGAGGTCGCAGTCGGTCATTAGAGAGTGGTGTACTGTTAGCTGCAGCCAGCCGTTGTATCTCAATTAGAACATTTGACTAGCTCGAAGCTGACTTTCCCCTCTAGGCTCTGATACTGAAgttcgggggtggggggaggtcaaAGTCTTTATTCCAAAAAGCCAGGTTCAGTCACCCGCCCTTGAGAAGCCAattttaaaagccaaatgatcGTCGTTAGGCATCCAAGGAGATGTATTTGAGGCAAATATGCTGAAAAGAGGAGACTAAAGTTTAAATGGCACTGTGGAAATGCATACCTAAGCATTCCCACTCGAGGTGTGGCAGTGCCAGCTGTTGACCTGCCACTCTCCCtacaaggccttaaacctccttcTGAGAGAGAGCAGTCCTCTGCTCATATTGTCCTGGGTTTTTCTTCTTACAGCATGAGATTCTTGGGAAAATTCTCTGAACGTCTGTTGCTTTAATAGTCTGatagctaggggttggggatttagctcagtggtagagcgcttgcctaggaagcgcaaggccttgggttcggtccccagctccgaaaaaaagaacaaaaaaaaaaaaaaaagtctgatagCTAAAGTGTCTCTTTAGAATATATTCATTTCTTCCTGGTCAATTATGTTCGGGTTTCTGCCTGAGAGTTATTTGGTTTTGCTCTGTACCAGTAAGATACAAACAGAATCCTTTCAGAACCTATTGAGTTAATTCACCCATGCAGAAGCTTTTCGGACAGTCTAAAATTCACTGTActttagatttaaaaacaaacaaacaaaaaaacagagtaGGGTCTCTACACActgcattttttttcatgttatatgaatttttcccttttttattggattttttaacttacattccaaatgttattttcttttcaggTTTCCcaaacataagccccctatcccaccccctccccttcttctataaggatgttccctccccatccaccctcccttcccaccctctgacattcccctacacttagggttcaaccttggcaggaccaagggcttctccttccactggtgcccagaaaggccattctctgctacatatgcagctagagctatgggtctgtccatgtgtactctttgggtagtggtttaatccctgggagctctggttggttggcactgttgttcttagggggttgcaagccctttcagctccttcaatcctttctctaattcctccaatgggggtcccattctcagttcaatggtttgctgctagcattcgcttctctatttgacatgttctggcttgtttctcaggagacatctatatcggttcctgtcagcatgcacttcttagctccatccatcttatctagttttggtggctgtatatatttggacaacatgtggggcaggctctgaatggccattccttcagtctctgctctaaactttgcctccttatcccctcctatggattcccccttttaagaaggagtgaagcatctgcattttggtcatccttcttcttgagcttcgtgtggtctgtggattgtatcttgggtaattcagcttttgggctaatatcgacttatcagtgaggacataccatgtgtgtttttctgtgattgggttacctcactcaggatgatattttctagttcaatccatttccctatgaatttcataaagtcattgtttttgatagctgagtagtactccattgtgtagatgtaccacattttctgtatccattccttgttgaaggacatctgggttctttccagcttctggctattataaataagactgctatgaacatagtggagcatgtgtcttggctgtatgttggagcatcttttgggtatatgcccaggagaggtatagctgggtcttcaagtagtagaatgtccaattttctgaggaatctccggATTGATTTATTTCTGGTCTCCATGAACGCCTGGAAAAGGGCAACTCAGAGGAACACTAGCTATCAGTCTcacaccctcctccccacccaacaCCCTTCTGGCcacttctcttcccctttcttcacATGACCTTATTAAATTTGCCTTTTGGCAGAGTAATTTAGACTCCATCCCCCCAAAAACAATCTCCACTTCAAGATTTATACTTAGCATTCAGCCTAACAAGAGTCACTACAGGACTAACTTTGTTTAAAGATTACTTCAGTAACATAAGCGTATACTTAAGGTCCCATCAATATCCCACCCAAAAGAGAAACCTGCTGGCTTATTAATTTTTCTGCTTCTCATTGGGATTGTGGTGTGAAAGTGGGGTGTTTCTAGAGGAAACAAATACAGGGAGATAACATGGGGGGAGACATCTGACTGCCATTTCAGGGTTGAGGATGAAGAAGAGAGCTTTCAGATCAACGCCTGAGTAAGAAACGGCGAACAGGAAAGACAAAGGGGTTGCTCActaagacaaggaaggacataGAAGGTGGCTCACAGAAGACAATCAGGTCTGAAGGCAACTCACAAGCTCCCGTGAAACAGTACCTGTGAAACGGTACACGCTGAGGCTCTCCCATCTCACCTGGGGCCTTCTCTTGTGCTCTCTCCTAGGATGTGGATCATGTTCTCCACTATCATGCGTCAGAAGAGGCTGCTAATATTCACATCGTTTTTAGTGGTTATCTGGGTAATATTTGTAATCTCCCAAAATTCTGCAAAGGTAGGGACATGCTCTCCCACGTTGACCAGAAGCTGCACCCTCAGAATCCTTCACCCAATCTCCCATTCTAACTCAGTTTCCTTCTCCCTTATTGACCTGTGGTGAGGACGGGGCATTGTCTCTACTTCCTCACTTCCCGTTCATCCTCAGAGCCTTATAATCAAACTTCTACCTCTCACAGGCACCCCAAATGCCTTGTTAAGGCCACCAACTGCCATATCACTAAATAAGTGTTTGTCACTAAGTCTGGATGCATATCTGCTTGACTATCTAATCCAGCCTGCTCTGACCTTTGCCATTAGTAACCAGTGTGCCCTGCAGTTTCTAGATATTAAGCAATGATTAGAAAAGGCTTACCACTGGAAGTTTATATAGGAATTCAGCTATGTTCTGTTGTGTTTCTCTTTGTGGCATTTCTGTATTTGAATATCAGATGTgtgtaatcccatcactcaggagactGAAACAGCCGGattgtgacttcaaggccaaATTACAATCAGATAAGTTAGAATACGagggtattttaaaatatatgttaaattgCACTATTTTCTTTCTGAATCCACCTCTGTAATTCTAAATTAACCCATAGTAGATACATTCATGAATTCCTATACATATATAGATTTCATTATTCCATGTTTATATAAGCATGTCTATATAAAAACATGTAATAACATTTTggagagaaagaatttaaaagccATGTTCATGGGAGAGGAAAGCCTTGCCCTTCTCAATATCATACTAATCAAGTTTTAGAATAAAAGGCATCATAAAACCAATCGTTCAGTTTTCCTCATTTTTTCATATTATGTAATTGGACTAGCCATCAGACATATTCAGCCAGTGGGAAACTAACAAAAGTCAGTCACAGGCTGCAACAGATATAGGCAGAAGAAGCGCAAACTCACTTCATCAATTCTTAGTCTCCAAGGTCttactttaaaatgaatatatttctgTAAAACTCTAACTCATTTCGAGTAAAAATGGCTGGGAGCAGGGTCCTCTTTAAAGGGCACCACATTCCTTGTCATTCCAGCTATGGACCACTCTAAACACATCCACATCCTTCAATCCCTGGACCACATCCACGAAGTCCTCACCTCCTGAAATTCCAATGAACCAGTCAACGTTACCAACAGAGACCAAGCTAAGAGAGGAGATCCCTAAGATGACAGGCCACCAAGAAGACAAGTCACCAACAGAGACAGAGCTGAAAGTCAGGGAGATCCTGGAGAAGCTAGATGGACAGATCCCTCCCAGACCCTTCGCCCACCTCAACAACACCACAagtgccacacacagcacagccacCATCCTCAACCCTCAGGATACATACTGTGTAGGGGACCAGCTGGATGTCTTGCTGGCGGCCAAGGACTATTTTGGTCACAGGAAGGAATATGGTGGGGATTTCCTGAGGGCCAGGATGTCCTCCCCAGCCTTGAAGGCAGGAGCTTCTGGAAAGGTGACAGACTTCAACAATGGCACCTACCTCATCAGCTTCACTCTGTTCTGGGAGGGCCAGGTCTCCCTGTCTATCCTGCTCATGCACCCCAGTGAAGGGGTGTCAGCTCTCTGGAGAGCAAGGAACCAAGGCTATGGTAGAATTGCCTTCAAAGGGACTTTTGTTAATGGCACATCCAAGGTCACAGCTGAATGTGGCCTgatcctgaactcaagcagtgagctctgcaaatacctgtaccgtGGTGGCGAGGAAGTCTTCTACTGCGTGAAGCCTCAACACATGCCCTGTGAGGCCCTGACCTACGTGTGTACCAGTCACCAAGATGTTTCTTATCTCACTGCCAAAGAAAAAAACCTTTTTCAGAAGTGAGTATATTCTCAGTACAGTGAGATCTCCCCAGGCAGAGCCTCACTGCCAATCTCAATACTGAGCAAGACCCTGTGGTGCTTCCTCCACTCAAGACTCTGGTAAGACCTGTGTTGTCTTTACTGGACCCCTGTCCGTGCCACGCTTGGCTTTCTTACTGACATACTCAACAAAAGGGGTTGCCCAAAAAAGAGTAACCAAAAAACAAGTatctgcctctgctcctcctgaCAACCGATGTCAATTAGTCAGGTTATGTAATTTTACTATAGATCTAGGTCTTTCAAAATATCTTCCAAAGGAAACTATCCTGCTGTGGTTCAGAGATGTCTCAAGCTCTCccttaaaaaaagatttgatgGCGTCATGATCCCCCACCTCCTCCATCACAGCCGGAACGGTTTGCCTCTTAACAAACTTTTGTTGATCCACTCACCACCAAGCCTTGTGCTACTGTCAAGTTCAGAGTGTCCGTCTTCAATGCTCATTTCACTGTAATTACTGTGACAGTGGGACTCAGTCTTGTTTGTCATACTCTACTCTGGTTCTTTCTTAGCCTTTCTATCCCCATctgctccctctctccatcccttatcccctgcccctccctctccctctcccttcccctcttcctctccccctccctctctccctcctttaccTACCACagcaggttttatttatttattcagcaaGCACAGTTGAAGTTTATTCCAGGCCAAGTGTTTAGTGCTCCAACCACAAAGCTTAGCTCTGCTCTCTCCTCCGCAACCTGAGCAATCCTGCTAAGAGGTCAGCTCCTACCAGTCAACAGCTCCTCTCCTGAGCAGATTTGGCTCATGGGCCCTTCTTTGGGTAGAAGAGTCCTCCATCCTCTTCAAGTTGTGGCCTAGCAATTCCTGGAAGCCCTCAGCTGCACAGGCTCCTCAAACCTAGTTGTCAGCATGCCTCCTCCTGTCAACCAAGGCTGTAGCCATGCCCCCGAGACACCTATCAGTTGCAatcctttttgttttcattcagcCAAAAAACTATACCCTCCCCaaacagtgtacacacacacacacacacactcacacacactcacacacatacacatattcacacatacatacacatgctcatacacattcacgcactcactcacatacactcatacacactcacactcacacacagtcacatacacacaatcacactcacacaccacacactctcatacacacacactcacatatacatgctcacacacacaataactcacatatacactcacacactcacatatacacactcatatacaatcacacatatacacacacatacacacactcacatacactcatatatatatatacacacacactcatatacactcacacactcacgtatatacacactcacatacactcagacatatacacacatacacacactcatactcacacgtacacacacatacacacactcatgcactcatacacactcatgtatacacatacacacacacacacacacacacaccacatttcatttaaaataaaaagatagataGTTCCTCAGAGACTCCATTCTTAGCAGTTTTCAAAGTCAAGGTTAGAATCATTTCTCCTTAAGCTTTCAGACAAATGATTGGTAAGAGTAAACACCACACATGGAAAAATTGCACACTGCAGAATCTTACCTAGCATCCAAG from Rattus norvegicus strain BN/NHsdMcwi chromosome 8, GRCr8, whole genome shotgun sequence includes:
- the Nxpe1 gene encoding NXPE family member 1 isoform X1, whose product is MWIMFSTIMRQKRLLIFTSFLVVIWVIFVISQNSAKLWTTLNTSTSFNPWTTSTKSSPPEIPMNQSTLPTETKLREEIPKMTGHQEDKSPTETELKVREILEKLDGQIPPRPFAHLNNTTSATHSTATILNPQDTYCVGDQLDVLLAAKDYFGHRKEYGGDFLRARMSSPALKAGASGKVTDFNNGTYLISFTLFWEGQVSLSILLMHPSEGVSALWRARNQGYGRIAFKGTFVNGTSKVTAECGLILNSSSELCKYLYRGGEEVFYCVKPQHMPCEALTYVCTSHQDVSYLTAKEKNLFQKSNIGVEMMKHPKYIVVSQCNKSENGRKRCEIGMEIPTPSGYTLQGRWVSAQCTQRLLTSSQINDCLKGKLIYLLGDSTLRQWIEYLPKVAKTLRPFDLHGTGLYKKHLILDAERHTLVEWKKHSHPFITVQLYSVIDDGYIPQEIDRLPGDKDTVIVITVGQHFRPFPMELFVHRVINIQKAIGRLFLRSPDTKVIIKMENIRERNLDTEKFGDFHGYVQYLTTKEIFKDLHVGTIDAWDMTIAHGTNVLHPPAAVIGNQIDVFLNYIC